The Vespula vulgaris chromosome 3, iyVesVulg1.1, whole genome shotgun sequence DNA window AGATTAGGAGGTGTTATAGGTGATCaagtttatattaataatcatttaatattgaaattaggATATCACGAACACGGAGAGTATGTATGATTTatgttgttttatatataatttattttgtacatATGTTAGATCAATATTTGTATGCTTCTTTGTAGAAATCAATTTAGAGTAGTAGAATTTGAAGTGGAAGCTCGATCAGTTGatataaatcaattgaaatatGAAGGAAACACATGTATATTACCTTCTCAAACAAGCCCGCAATTTGTTAATCCTAAAAGTACTAGATTGTTATTCTTATATTCTGTGGAATGGAAAAAATCAGATGTGAGTTGGGCAAGCAGATGGGACACATATCTAGGAATGAATGACGTTGAAATTCATTGGTTCTCTATTATAAATTCACTCATTgtagttttttttctatatggtaaatgaaataacttttgtttagttttttattttataactttattattaacttataattttaaagatgatatccattaataatatttaaataatttatccaCAGGTATTCTTACAACGATCATGGTAAGGACTCTTAGAAGAGATATAGCTCGTTATAATGCAGGTGACAGCGATAGTTTAGCTGGTTTAGATGAAACCATTGAAGAGACTGGTTGGAAATTAGTTCACGGAGATGTTTTCAGACCACCTCCCAATTCACGTTTGTTTGCTGCAGTGATAGGCAATggcattcaaatattttttatggcACTAATTACAATatgtaagataataataataattgttttaaatatatttactgcAGAATTTGTATACAGTTATATGTGTGTTGTTTATTTACAGTTTTTGCCATGCTTGGAATGCTTTCACCAGCAAGTAGAGGAGCATTAGGAACTTGtgctatatttttatttgtattttctgGATCAATCGCTGGATATTTTTCCGCACGCCTCTATAAAACTATGCGAGGACGAGAATGGAGAAGAGCTGCACTATTGGTAAGTTAACAAATGTGTTTATAAAGTTggtaatatagataaaatataatcagtAATATGACATGATTCATTTCattgacaaattattttatgaaatttgtaGACAGCAACACTTTATCCTGGTATAGTGTTTACTACATGCTTTTTCCTAAATTTCTTCATATGGGGAAAACACAGTTCAGGAGCAGTTCCATTTACTACTATGTTAGCATTGCTTTGTCTGTGGTTTGGTATCTCACTTCCTTTAGTATATCTTGGATATTTCTTTGGTTATCGTAAACATCCATTTACACATCCTGTGAGAACAAATCAAATTCCTAGGCAAATTCCAGATCAGTTATGGTATATGAATCCAATATTCTGGTAAGtgttttaacatattttatattaaaatcatatttttaatattaatgtagAAGAGagctttacattttttttcgaatttttcagTACATTGATGGCTGGTATACTACCATTTGGTGCTGTGTACATAgaattattcttcattttGACTGCATTATGGGAAAATCAATTTTACTAtctttttggatttttatttttagtattttGTATTCTTGTCATTTCATGTTCTCAAATATCTATAGTTATGGTGTATTTGCAGTTATGCGCAgaagtatgtatattatgacatattttatactattcatatttatatgtttaattaataattaatcgtaatctttatttaattacagGATTATAGATGGTGGTGGAGAAGTTTTATAGTTAATGGTGGATCAGCTGTATATATGTTAGcatattcgattttttactttatgaCCAAATTAGAAATAACAGAATTGGTTCCAACGTTGATGTATTTTGCATATACAGCTTTAATGGTGCTTACATTTTGGTTGTTAACTGGTACAATTGGCTTCTTCGCTGCATATGCtttcattcgaaaaatatatgcagCAGTTAAATAGATTAGTCATAATTGTCATAAATGAACTAAGTGAGTGCTGTGCGAATGTAACTTTATCTATTTGTTCATGGTGAgtattagattattttttaattgtgaGATTAAAATGAAAGCAGTATATCTGCTTGTTAAATTATGAAGCAAAATAAGAGTTAATAAAATCTAAAGTAATACattttatgtacgtatgtatgtatgtaaacatACATTTAAAACaacatttacatacataatacaaaatgctattaataaattacaaagaaCTATACATAgtttatatgatatacattatatgtatgtgaattTATAAAGCTATTTTCAGTGTAAAAATCGACACATTTTTTCATGCatcacaaaaatattatagaagtaTTATGTTTCCTTTAAATCTAAATTGTTTAGTTTTTTAATGGTAGAAGTACTTAGGATTTATAGAAGCAGAGGAAGTATTATTTGTCAATCCTTGTAAATTGTGAAGATCAAGATAGATGCattagttattatttattataatgtaatgATACCTagttgaattaattatatatatgaattattagttcgtaatataaaaaatatctaatttaataTGTCATGGgtaatttacatattattatgaatatctatttgattaaatatgatttgtttactaataattttataaacattgtatacatttttagTTATTAGTATAGTCTTTTAgttattagtatatataatttccattattatttaatattaataggaTTTATAATcctctttattaaaattatataaatttttattcataatatagttatattttataaatatggcttaatatatttaataatatatattcattattaacaaaatgtaAACAATTAATGtgtatagttaaaaaaaatttttgttttatgctataaataatgtaaataacaTATCTGCCCATGACATGTGTTGatgtataatttctttaatattattgctTATATTCATACATTTATTAAACAATGTACAGATAAAATTTCCTttgtctatattttatttggaatACTAAAATAATAGAACTATAAATATGTAGAAATGTATGAAAGACCAGATTAATATTGTGGTTTCATCTTTAGAAATACAATTAGAATTGTTttaggtatatattttataattaaacatatgAAAATGCATgctatacttattatatatattaagatcaCAGTAGATTCAACTGGCATGTAACACTTtgatacagaaaaattatttggAGTGAATATACCCTAcaacaaaatttcatataactCTTGCAGAGCTAtcatatttaacaaaatatttgatatattaaaaagctTACCAACAAGAAAGATGGGTTATCGATATTTCTCCAACTAAAGGAGGGGATAGTAAATTCCAAAATATCATCTCTGTGTATTCTTCTGCAACCATAGTGAGTGTGACCATCAACAACCAGTCTTGGgtttaaaatatctaaaagCTTTAAAttcatctattttatatacttaaaaataaaacggatAATATTTAGAATACTTTATTTACTTGTTCAGATGCTTCCTTTGACAAACATTCCCACCGTTCACGAAATTGTAAGCGTTTTATTTCATGCGGTGCTTCATCAAGTTCATTACACATTTCATCAGATGTACGGTACAATGGAAAAtgctgtaataaaaaaaaaatataattt harbors:
- the LOC127062130 gene encoding transmembrane 9 superfamily member 4 isoform X1 produces the protein MGRIKRNVSILVIISFLIETNGFYVPGVAPVEFKKGQKIDVKAVKMTSTHTQLPYEYYSLKFCRPKNGTFIYKSENLGEVLRGDRIVNTPYEVMMKQDISCRLLCHGPNNPMTWNEEESRCAIERIQHDYSVHLLIDNLPAATKKFHKGTNSEVVYHGYRLGGVIGDQVYINNHLILKLGYHEHGENQFRVVEFEVEARSVDINQLKYEGNTCILPSQTSPQFVNPKSTRLLFLYSVEWKKSDVSWASRWDTYLGMNDVEIHWFSIINSLIVVFFLYGILTTIMVRTLRRDIARYNAGDSDSLAGLDETIEETGWKLVHGDVFRPPPNSRLFAAVIGNGIQIFFMALITIFFAMLGMLSPASRGALGTCAIFLFVFSGSIAGYFSARLYKTMRGREWRRAALLTATLYPGIVFTTCFFLNFFIWGKHSSGAVPFTTMLALLCLWFGISLPLVYLGYFFGYRKHPFTHPVRTNQIPRQIPDQLWYMNPIFCTLMAGILPFGAVYIELFFILTALWENQFYYLFGFLFLVFCILVISCSQISIVMVYLQLCAEDYRWWWRSFIVNGGSAVYMLAYSIFYFMTKLEITELVPTLMYFAYTALMVLTFWLLTGTIGFFAAYAFIRKIYAAVK
- the LOC127062130 gene encoding transmembrane 9 superfamily member 4 isoform X2 gives rise to the protein MTSTHTQLPYEYYSLKFCRPKNGTFIYKSENLGEVLRGDRIVNTPYEVMMKQDISCRLLCHGPNNPMTWNEEESRCAIERIQHDYSVHLLIDNLPAATKKFHKGTNSEVVYHGYRLGGVIGDQVYINNHLILKLGYHEHGENQFRVVEFEVEARSVDINQLKYEGNTCILPSQTSPQFVNPKSTRLLFLYSVEWKKSDVSWASRWDTYLGMNDVEIHWFSIINSLIVVFFLYGILTTIMVRTLRRDIARYNAGDSDSLAGLDETIEETGWKLVHGDVFRPPPNSRLFAAVIGNGIQIFFMALITIFFAMLGMLSPASRGALGTCAIFLFVFSGSIAGYFSARLYKTMRGREWRRAALLTATLYPGIVFTTCFFLNFFIWGKHSSGAVPFTTMLALLCLWFGISLPLVYLGYFFGYRKHPFTHPVRTNQIPRQIPDQLWYMNPIFCTLMAGILPFGAVYIELFFILTALWENQFYYLFGFLFLVFCILVISCSQISIVMVYLQLCAEDYRWWWRSFIVNGGSAVYMLAYSIFYFMTKLEITELVPTLMYFAYTALMVLTFWLLTGTIGFFAAYAFIRKIYAAVK